A stretch of the Tannerella serpentiformis genome encodes the following:
- a CDS encoding helix-turn-helix domain-containing protein, translating to MKYLIITEADWLSLRDEVLSLAACCLKAFGEPSKHTDWLHNGDVCRLLGISKRTLQHYRDTNVLPFAQIGHKCYYKREDVERLLCVKSDKTTNTKA from the coding sequence ATGAAGTATTTGATTATTACAGAAGCCGATTGGCTGAGCCTGCGAGATGAAGTGCTGAGCCTTGCCGCATGTTGCCTGAAGGCTTTCGGAGAACCATCCAAACACACGGACTGGCTACACAACGGGGACGTCTGCCGACTGCTCGGCATCAGCAAACGCACTCTGCAACATTACCGGGATACGAACGTGCTACCTTTTGCGCAGATCGGGCATAAGTGCTATTACAAGCGGGAGGACGTGGAGCGACTACTCTGCGTGAAGTCTGACAAAACGACAAACACGAAAGCATGA
- a CDS encoding phage virion morphogenesis protein produces the protein MDIDEFKNYLKALPEKILSTAPAIVSETAVEYYKERFAVKGFDGSPWIPGRPKKSGSLLVQSGNLMNSIRPAYVGPDKVVISAGNAQVPYAQVHNEGFEGDVAIQSYVRSTKGKANKKKVDAGDAPGTVKAHTRHMNIPKRQFMGYSRDMADRIKKRLDEAIDGIL, from the coding sequence ATGGATATAGATGAGTTCAAGAATTATTTGAAGGCGTTACCGGAAAAGATTTTGAGCACTGCGCCTGCCATTGTGTCAGAGACAGCCGTAGAGTATTACAAAGAGCGCTTTGCGGTGAAAGGGTTCGATGGATCTCCGTGGATACCAGGCAGACCGAAAAAGAGCGGCTCCCTATTGGTGCAAAGCGGTAATCTGATGAATAGTATCCGTCCCGCCTACGTGGGGCCGGATAAGGTCGTCATCTCAGCCGGTAATGCCCAAGTGCCCTACGCACAAGTGCACAATGAGGGGTTCGAGGGGGATGTGGCTATACAGTCCTACGTGCGCAGCACGAAGGGCAAAGCGAATAAGAAAAAGGTGGATGCCGGCGACGCCCCGGGCACGGTAAAGGCGCACACGCGTCACATGAATATCCCCAAGCGGCAATTCATGGGCTATTCTCGAGACATGGCCGACCGCATCAAAAAGCGTCTCGATGAGGCCATCGATGGCATACTGTAA